The Nostoc sp. 'Peltigera membranacea cyanobiont' N6 genome contains the following window.
TTGTACTATCTTTAATTCAGGCTTGAGAATATCTTCCTCAAGCATTCTACCCCGAATATGAAGTAATTCTAAATTAGGATAAGCTTTGAGTAGAGGATGAATATTAGATACATTAACTCTTGATATCTTATATTTTTTATTATAAATTTGGTATTCATCTCCAATCAATAATGCTTGTAAATTTGTAAGTAATTCACAAGCATGAATAATTATGTTACAAAAATCTTTAAAACCAGTTGTAATGTTTATATCATCGTCATATATTCTGCATTTTATTGCTTCTAATAATTTAGCTTTAGGGTCTTTAAGTAAATCTAATAATGGATTTTCAATATCGACGCAGTATGCTATACCTCTTGGATCATCAATTTTATCAAAATAAAGGTTTCTCCAATTTTTAAATGTAGTAAAAAATAACCAAGGATCATAATCAAGTAATGCCTGTTTACCTTTAATACCCATTTTTCGTAGTAAATCAATAGCGCAATCATGTGTTTCGTTTGTAGAGTTATATAACTCCTCAGTAATTAAATCTACTCCTGCGTCACCATATTTTAGTGCATCTTCAAGCGCCGCAATTCTGACTTCATAATCTTCGCTATTCAGACGACTTTTAACTCCCTCAATTCCTCCCAAAACTACAGCGTAGTTTTGATTTTGCTGTTCTCCACCAAGTACTGCGTCAAATTCTCCGGGTTGATTAGAATTATTATTCATAGTTAAAACTGAACTAATTAAGAGAAAGTTTTTTAACCCGCGCAGGCGGGTTTTGTCTGTGTAGCCGCGACTAGAAGTCGCCCATTACTGTAAATTTCACTCAGAAACAGAACAATAGCGGCCATCGATGTAACGATCTTCATCTTCTTGCTTCTGATTATTTGCCAAAATACGCACATCCAAATCAGAGAATTTCTCAATCATTTCCTGAGATAAGAAGTTTTCGGAAATATTGAGAATATCAAGATTATTTATAGCTTGACTATTCAGCAACTCTTCCGCACCAGCATCAGTCAGCGTTCCCATTGAAAGGTCAAGTACGCTGATATAATCAAGAATTGGAGAACCTATAATAACACTGACTATTTCATCGGTAAATTGACTATTGCGTAATCCTAAATAAACCAAATTGGGAAACTTTTCTGCAAAAATAATTGGATTTAAATCTTCAACCCAACAATCTCCGCCGTAATCTTCACTACCAAACCATAATTCTAAATGTTCCAAGGCTGGTAGATTCATATTACAAATTTGTGCAACAGTATCCCGACTTAAACCCCCAGTTTCAACAATCAACGCTTTGAGGTGATTGTGTCGTATCGGCGGACTAAATTGTAAACGATCGCCACCACGAATTTGCAAAATTTCGAGTTTTGGATAAGCTTGTAAAATGGGACTTACATCACTTTGTTGAATCCAAGATATTTCCGAATCCTCAGAAGTAAGATCGCCAATAAAAACAGCTTTGAGATTAGTTAAACGTTGTTTAGCATCAACTAAAGCTTGAACAATACTACTTGAATCGGTTTGGCTTCCTTCGCTCCATAAACCAAACACTAAAGCTTCTAATTTGTCGGCGTTGGGTTCTTGCAGAAGTCTACTAAGTTTACTGGGTAAATTCTCATGATTTTCATACTCAAACCTGAGAGCATAAGCATTGTTAACAGGTTCAACAATACCTACATTTGCATCGAACTCTAGAACTTGGCGATTAGCAAATTGAGTAACGTTATTTCCTTTATACCCTTGATAGTCGTTAAATCTCTCTTCCAAGTTCCAAGGTTTATATGTTTGCAAAGCTTGTTTGACTTGCGGTTCTGTTTTTTGCTTCAATAGTTGATAAGCAAAACGCTGTACCAATCTCGATTTATCTTGCAATGCTTGAATTAATACATCCAACCCTGCATCACCATATTTCAAGGCTTCGCTAAGTGCAGCAATTCGGACTGTAATTACAGGATTTGATAAACAACGTTTAACCCCCTCAATTCCTCCTAAAACAACTCCATCCACAGGAGGCGGAGATTGTCCTCCCA
Protein-coding sequences here:
- a CDS encoding STM4015 family protein — its product is MTDNQNQPRDYDAVLGGQSPPPVDGVVLGGIEGVKRCLSNPVITVRIAALSEALKYGDAGLDVLIQALQDKSRLVQRFAYQLLKQKTEPQVKQALQTYKPWNLEERFNDYQGYKGNNVTQFANRQVLEFDANVGIVEPVNNAYALRFEYENHENLPSKLSRLLQEPNADKLEALVFGLWSEGSQTDSSSIVQALVDAKQRLTNLKAVFIGDLTSEDSEISWIQQSDVSPILQAYPKLEILQIRGGDRLQFSPPIRHNHLKALIVETGGLSRDTVAQICNMNLPALEHLELWFGSEDYGGDCWVEDLNPIIFAEKFPNLVYLGLRNSQFTDEIVSVIIGSPILDYISVLDLSMGTLTDAGAEELLNSQAINNLDILNISENFLSQEMIEKFSDLDVRILANNQKQEDEDRYIDGRYCSVSE